From a single Brassica oleracea var. oleracea cultivar TO1000 chromosome C5, BOL, whole genome shotgun sequence genomic region:
- the LOC106296062 gene encoding uncharacterized protein LOC106296062 isoform X3: MVGAKNYPSDIIFLVRVLGVPLQFWTAPLFESIGNDLGEVMEVDLDTGRIRVRIDGFQNLCFETTVDLRGGEFYEGEELTVSLRYEKLFGYCRTCFSLCHDIHKCPLGKGSVEEKSENRETHTGRLEERSSSYKGVVIHGNVDTKEKEMERRGYHGKGKEKMYEEPDSKWVKVGDRDNRRSSDGRGKHRGSEGGVKQICSEKLV, translated from the exons AT GGTTGGAGCCAAAAACTATCCCTCTGATATCATTTTCTTGGTCCGTGTTTTGGGAGTTCCGTTACAGTTCTGGACGGCTCCGTTGTTTGAGAGTATAGGGAATGATCTGGGTGAAGTTATGGAGGTCGATTTGGATACTGGTAGGATAAGGGTGAGGATTGACGGATTTCAGAACTTATGTTTTGAAACTACGGTGGATCTCCGAGGTGGGGAGTTCTACGAAGGTGAAGAACTAACTGTATCACTAAGATATGAGAAGCTCTTTGGGTATTGCAGAACCTGCTTCAGCCTGTGCCACGACATTCACAAGTGTCCATTGGGTAAAGGAAGTGTAGAAGAAAAGAGTGAGAACCGAGAGACCCATACAGGACGACTTGAGGAACGTAGCTCCAGCTACAAAGGCGTGGTGATTCATGGGAATGTGGACACCAAAGAGAAGGAGATGGAGAGAAGAGGGTATCATGGAAAGGGGAAAGAAAAGATGTACGAGGAGCCGGATTCAAAATGGGTTAAGGTGGGAGACAGAGATAACAGGAGATCATCTGATGGTCGTGGCAAACACAGAGGATCAGAGGGGGGGGTCAAGCAAATTTGTAGCGAGAAGCTCGTTTAA
- the LOC106296062 gene encoding uncharacterized protein LOC106296062 isoform X2: MNPKQQDVKALIIMLPKIWKMEERVVGADLGLGRFQFDFDEEEDIETFWTAPLFESIGNDLGEVMEVDLDTGRIRVRIDGFQNLCFETTVDLRGGEFYEGEELTVSLRYEKLFGYCRTCFSLCHDIHKCPLGKGSVEEKSENRETHTGRLEERSSSYKGVVIHGNVDTKEKEMERRGYHGKGKEKMYEEPDSKWVKVGDRDNRRSSDGRGKHRGSEGGVKQICSEKLV, encoded by the exons ATGAACCCGAAGCAACAAGACGTTAAGGCTTTGATCATCATGCTTCCTAAAATATGGAAAATGGAGGAGAGGGTGGTGGGAGCGGACCTGGGACTTGGCCGTTTTCAGTTTGATTTTGATGAGGAGGAAGACATCGAGACG TTCTGGACGGCTCCGTTGTTTGAGAGTATAGGGAATGATCTGGGTGAAGTTATGGAGGTCGATTTGGATACTGGTAGGATAAGGGTGAGGATTGACGGATTTCAGAACTTATGTTTTGAAACTACGGTGGATCTCCGAGGTGGGGAGTTCTACGAAGGTGAAGAACTAACTGTATCACTAAGATATGAGAAGCTCTTTGGGTATTGCAGAACCTGCTTCAGCCTGTGCCACGACATTCACAAGTGTCCATTGGGTAAAGGAAGTGTAGAAGAAAAGAGTGAGAACCGAGAGACCCATACAGGACGACTTGAGGAACGTAGCTCCAGCTACAAAGGCGTGGTGATTCATGGGAATGTGGACACCAAAGAGAAGGAGATGGAGAGAAGAGGGTATCATGGAAAGGGGAAAGAAAAGATGTACGAGGAGCCGGATTCAAAATGGGTTAAGGTGGGAGACAGAGATAACAGGAGATCATCTGATGGTCGTGGCAAACACAGAGGATCAGAGGGGGGGGTCAAGCAAATTTGTAGCGAGAAGCTCGTTTAA
- the LOC106296062 gene encoding uncharacterized protein LOC106296062 isoform X1 — MNPKQQDVKALIIMLPKIWKMEERVVGADLGLGRFQFDFDEEEDIETVLKMQTFHFDYWMLSLVRWQPVGAKNYPSDIIFLVRVLGVPLQFWTAPLFESIGNDLGEVMEVDLDTGRIRVRIDGFQNLCFETTVDLRGGEFYEGEELTVSLRYEKLFGYCRTCFSLCHDIHKCPLGKGSVEEKSENRETHTGRLEERSSSYKGVVIHGNVDTKEKEMERRGYHGKGKEKMYEEPDSKWVKVGDRDNRRSSDGRGKHRGSEGGVKQICSEKLV; from the coding sequence ATGAACCCGAAGCAACAAGACGTTAAGGCTTTGATCATCATGCTTCCTAAAATATGGAAAATGGAGGAGAGGGTGGTGGGAGCGGACCTGGGACTTGGCCGTTTTCAGTTTGATTTTGATGAGGAGGAAGACATCGAGACGGTACTCAAAATGCAAACTTTTCATTTTGATTACTGGATGCTCTCGTTGGTGAGATGGCAGCCGGTTGGAGCCAAAAACTATCCCTCTGATATCATTTTCTTGGTCCGTGTTTTGGGAGTTCCGTTACAGTTCTGGACGGCTCCGTTGTTTGAGAGTATAGGGAATGATCTGGGTGAAGTTATGGAGGTCGATTTGGATACTGGTAGGATAAGGGTGAGGATTGACGGATTTCAGAACTTATGTTTTGAAACTACGGTGGATCTCCGAGGTGGGGAGTTCTACGAAGGTGAAGAACTAACTGTATCACTAAGATATGAGAAGCTCTTTGGGTATTGCAGAACCTGCTTCAGCCTGTGCCACGACATTCACAAGTGTCCATTGGGTAAAGGAAGTGTAGAAGAAAAGAGTGAGAACCGAGAGACCCATACAGGACGACTTGAGGAACGTAGCTCCAGCTACAAAGGCGTGGTGATTCATGGGAATGTGGACACCAAAGAGAAGGAGATGGAGAGAAGAGGGTATCATGGAAAGGGGAAAGAAAAGATGTACGAGGAGCCGGATTCAAAATGGGTTAAGGTGGGAGACAGAGATAACAGGAGATCATCTGATGGTCGTGGCAAACACAGAGGATCAGAGGGGGGGGTCAAGCAAATTTGTAGCGAGAAGCTCGTTTAA
- the LOC106295859 gene encoding phosphatidylinositol 3,4,5-trisphosphate 3-phosphatase and dual-specificity protein phosphatase PTEN-like produces the protein MSSESPNLPATVTPDAHPPPAAVEAGSDDSPKGVASKLSASGISTWAKSLKVPQPFASTSDDGDNTEKSAFAKFTSGLGLRLSPKSPQPDETTDGASSSAQPGLFGAITKGLVDTSKNAVKAVQVKARHAVSQNKRRYQEGGFDLDLTYITENIIAMGFPAGDMSSGFFGYVEGFYRNQMEEVINFLETQHKGKYKVYNLCSERLYDVSLFEGKVASFPFDDHNCPPIHLITSFCQSAYSWLKEDIENVVVVHCKAGMARTGLMICSLLLYLKFFPTAEECMDFYNQKRCVDGKGLVLPSQIRYVKYFERILTYFNGENQPGRKCMLRGFRLHRCPYWIRPSVTISDHNGVLFTTKKHLRTKDLSPEDFWFSAPKKGVMVFALPGEPGLTELAGDFKIHFHDRQGDFYCWLNTTMMENRVILKTSELDGFDKRKLPSPGFMVEVVLADIDSTIPPKPSSEPASKAPEETSAANSSPAEVVTPVPAPKKETENPDKDDVFSDNEADSTGPTKTTSSVSSQTPEAKQSADETAGLTRATEKVSISGNKGSSSSSQPVQGTVSKAEAAEKPTGSGVNVSSSESSEFKVMAADASVFSFGDEDEFESD, from the exons ATGTCATCTGAATCACCGAATCTCCCTGCTACGGTCACACCAGATGCTCACCCTCCTCCTGCTGCTGTAGAAGCTGGAAGCGATGATTCACCTAAAGGCGTAGCGTCAAAGCTATCTGCCTCTGGGATCTCAACGTGGGCCAAAAGCTTGAAAGTTCCCCAGCCCTTTGCTTCCACCTCTGATGATGGGGATAATACTGAAAAGTCCGCCTTTGCCAAGTTTACAAGCGGGTTAGGGCTTCGTTTGTCTCCCAAATCTCCTCAGCCAGATGAGACCACGGACGGAGCTTCTTCTTCTGCACAACCCGGTTTGTTTGGGGCGATTACGAAGGGTTTGGTTGATACGTCAAAGAACGCTGTCAAGGCAGTTCAGGTCAAGGCTCGTCATGCTGTGTCTCAGAACAAAAGAAGATACCAG GAAGGAGGGTTTGATTTGGATCTGACTTACATAACAGAGAACATTATTGCTATGGGGTTTCCTGCTGGTGATATGAGTTCTGGCTTTTTTGGATATGTCGAG GGTTTCTACCGCAACCAGATGGAAGAAGTTATTAACTTTCTTGAAACTCAACACAAG GGAAAATACAAGGTTTACAATCTTTGTTCAGAGAGGTTGTATGATGTATCACTATTTGAAGGGAAG GTGGCCAGTTTCCCATTTGATGATCACAATTGTCCACCAATCCATTTGATTACCTCCTTTTGCCAAAGTGCATATTCGTGGTTGAAGGAGGACATAGAGAATGTTGTGGTTGTTCACTGTAAGGCGGGAATGGCCAGGACAGGGCTTATGATATGTAGTCTTCTTCTCTATCTGAAG TTTTTTCCAACTGCGGAAGAGTGCATGGACTTCTACAATCAGAAACGATGTGTGGATGGAAAAGGACTTGTGCTACCTAGCCAAATT AGATATGTGAAATACTTTGAACGAATATTAACATACTTCAACGGGGAAAACCAACCAGGCCGCAA GTGTATGCTTAGGGGATTCCGGCTCCACAGGTGTCCCTATTGGATCAGGCCATCCGTCACCATTTCAGATCACAATG GTGTTCTCTTTACCACGAAAAAGCATCTTCGAACCAAGGATTTATCG CCAGAAGACTTTTGGTTCAGTGCGCCAAAGAAAGGGGTTATGGTCTTTGCCTTACCCGGAGAGCCTGGTCTAACAGAATTGGCTGGGGACTTCAAAATCCATTTCCACGACCGCCAAGGAGATTTTTACTG CTGGTTAAACACGACAATGATGGAAAACAGAGTGATCCTAAAAACCAGTGAGCTTGACGGGTTTGACAAG AGGAAGCTACCTTCGCCTGGGTTTATGGTCGAAGTTGTTCTTGCTGATATTGACTCAACAATCCCTCCAAAACCAAGTTCTGAACCAGCATCCAAGGCACCTGAAGAAACTTCAGCAGCTAATTCTTCCCCTGCAGAGGTTGTTACACCTGTTCCAGCACCTAAGAAAGAAACAGAGAACCCTGATAAGGACGATGTCTTCTCTGACAACGAAGCAGACTCAACTGGTCCAACCAAAACCACATCATCTGTTTCTTCTCAAACCCCAGAAGCCAAGCAGAGCGCAGATGAAACCGCTGGTCTGACTCGTGCGACTGAGAAAGTGTCTATTTCTGGAAACAAGGGATCATCATCATCATCACAGCCGGTGCAAGGAACGGTTAGCAAGGCTGAAGCGGCAGAGAAACCCACTGGGTCAGGGGTAAACGTGTCAAGCTCAGAGAGTAGTGAGTTCAAGGTTATGGCGGCCGATGCATCTGTGTTCTCGTTTGGAGATGAAGACGAGTTTGAAAGCGATTGA
- the LOC106345117 gene encoding histone H1.2-like, with the protein MEAIPDFREILGRRVSDSFKGPRCGNWKGVAKVSYEDIIELEDSLIKKDNLFSVISVTGNGDVFLDVDYIRKGKVEDERVDLLLERIRNKYDWSSTDWPVLDPEETKMEEPDCHDRGSEADKSVNHTDVVADEESSSVKVAGKGKRKFLDEGAETRKKKVMCKRSAEKYLTFGPETKSFIEGLIRTSVTSLGDVLSMQMANMERVFTERMEKMEIDVSQLRDAISLTGEGNYPSKKEAEEAPLNSKAKQAPDESKGAQAPPKSKGAQAPPKSKGAQAPPKSKGAQAPPKSKGAQAPPKSKGAQAPPKSKGAQAPPKSKGAQAPPKSKGAQAPPKSKGAQAPPKSKGAQAPPKRKGDQPTPTKKVLPKRKCRT; encoded by the exons ATGGAGGCAATTCCTGATTTTAGAGAAATATTAGGCAGAAGAGTCTCAGACAGCTTCAAAGGTCCAAGGTGTGGCAATTGGAAAGGAGTTGCAAAAGTTTCTTATGAAGACATCATTGAGCTCGAGGACTCCTTAATTAAGAAG GATAACTTGTTCTCGGTCATATCAGTGACTGGTAATGGTGATGTGTTTCTAGATGTTGACTATATAAGGAAGGGTAAGGTGGAAGATGAACGAGTGGACCTTCTTTTGGAGAGGATCAGGAACAAGTATGATTGGAGCAGCACAGACTGGCCAGTTTTAGACCCTGAAGAAACTAAAATGGAGGAACCCGACTGCCATGATAGAGGGTCAGAAGCTGATAAGAGCGTGAATCATACGGATGTTGTAGCAGACGAGGAAAGCTCTTCGGTTAAGGTTGCAGGAAAAGGCAAGAGAAAGTTTCTTGATGAAGGAGCAGAGACAAGAAAGAAGAAGGTGATGTGTAAGCGATCAGCAGAAAAGTATCTGACTTTTGGTCCTGAAACTAAGAGTTTCATTGAGGGTCTTATCCGCACATCTGTCACTTCATTGGGAGATGTGCTCAGTATGCAAATGGCGAATATGGAGAGGGTGTTTACAGAGAGGATGGAGAAGATGGAGATTGATGTTTCACAGCTCAGGGACGCAATCAGTTTGACTGGTGAAGGAAACTATCCTAGCAAGAAAGAAGCTGAAGAAGCTCCACTAAACAGCAAAGCCAAGCAAGCTCCAGATGAGAGCAAAGGCGCTCAAGCTCCACCTAAGAGCAAAGGCGCTCAAGCTCCACCTAAGAGCAAAGGCGCTCAAGCTCCACCTAAGAGCAAAGGCGCTCAAGCTCCACCTAAGAGCAAAGGCGCTCAAGCTCCACCTAAGAGCAAAGGCGCTCAAGCTCCACCTAAGAGCAAAGGCGCTCAAGCTCCACCTAAGAGCAAAGGCGCTCAAGCTCCACCTAAGAGCAAAGGCGCTCAAGCTCCACCTAAGAGCAAAGGCGCTCAAGCTCCACCTAAGAGCAAAGGCGCTCAAGCTCCACCTAAGCGCAAAGGCGATCAACCTACTCCAACAAAAAAGGTACTACCTAAGAGAAAGTGTAGAACTTGA